A window of the Vigna angularis cultivar LongXiaoDou No.4 chromosome 3, ASM1680809v1, whole genome shotgun sequence genome harbors these coding sequences:
- the LOC108326657 gene encoding type IV inositol polyphosphate 5-phosphatase 7, whose protein sequence is MRDENSKKSKLSWSKKMVRKFFNIKCKTEDSQADGAAYGGGDVDCRSRNSFSEREPCTIKKSKTEKFSRSTDQVRRARMNLDHPRIIDVQNYSIFVATWNVAGRSPPSTLNLDDWLHSSSPADIYVLGFQEIVPLNAGNILGAEDNGPAKKWLALIRKTLNNLPGTSGSSGCYTPSPIPQPVVELNADFEGSARQKNSSFFHRRSFQTTSSGWGMDNDPSVGQPRLDRRYSVCDRVIFGHRPSDFDPSFRWGYRPSDYSRASDYSRPSDYSRWGSSDDDNGLGDSPSTVLFSPMSRGGGGPSFNEEGYAMPGHSRYCLVASKQMVGIYLTIWVRSELKDHVQNMKVSCVGRGLMGYLGNKGSISISMSLHETSFCFICSHLTSGQKEGDELRRNSDVMEILKKTRFPRVQGVDNDKSPQTILDHDRIIWLGDLNYRIALSYRSAKALVEMQNWRALLENDQLRIEQKRGRVFLGWNEGKIYFPPTYKYSTNSDRYAGDDMHPKEKRRTPAWCDRILWYGDGLHQLSYVRGESKFSDHRPVYGIFWAEVESAHGRLKKTMSCSRSRIEVEELLPYSGGYTELSFF, encoded by the exons ATGAGAGATGAGAATTCCAAGAAAAGCAAG CTCTCATGGTCAAAGAAAATGGTCAGAAAGTTCTTTAATATCAAATGTAAGACTGAGGATTCCCAAGCAGACGGTGCTGCTTATGGAG GAGGCGACGTGGATTGTAGAAGTAGGAATAGCTTCTCTGAGAGAGAGCCATGCACAATCAAAAAGAGCAAAACAG AGAAGTTTAGCAGAAGCACAGATCAGGTGAGGCGAGCAAGAATGAATCTTGACCACCCTCGAATTATAGATGTGCAGAATTATAG CATTTTTGTAGCTACGTGGAATGTAGCTGGAAGATCTCCGCCAAGTACTTTGAATTTAGATGATTGGCTTCACTCTTCATCACCCGCAGACATTTATGTTCTTGG ATTTCAGGAGATAGTTCCCTTGAATGCTGGTAATATCTTAGGGGCAGAAGACAATGGCCCGGCTAAAAAATGGTTGGCTCTCATCAGAAAGACTTTAAACAATCTTCCTGGCACCAGTGGAAGTAGTGGGTGCTATACACCATCTCCCATACCTCAGCCAGTTGTGGAGCTGAATGCAGATTTTGAAGGGTCAGCTAGGCagaagaattcatctttcttccaTAGGCGATCATTCCAGACAACTTCTAGTGGTTGGGGAATGGACAATGATCCTTCAGTTGGACAACCGCGGCTGGATAGAAGATACAGCGTCTGTGATCGTGTAATTTTTGGTCACAGGCCAAGTGACTTTGATCCCAGTTTTAGATGGGGCTACAGGCCTAGTGACTATTCCAGGGCAAGTGACTACTCAAGACCAAGTGACTACTCAAGATGGGGTTCATCAGACGATGACAATGGCCTTGGGGATTCACCAAGTACAGTCTTATTTTCCCCAATGTCCCGTGGTGGAGGTGGACCTTCCTTTAATGAAGAGGGATATGCCATGCCAGGTCATTCAAGGTACTGCCTTGTTGCTAGTAAGCAAATGGTGGGAATATATCTTACAATATGGGTGAGAAGTGAACTGAAAGATCATGTTCAAAATATGAAAGTGTCTTGTGTTGGCAGAGGATTGATGGGTTATCTGGGAAACAAG GGATCCATCTCAATTAGTATGTCTTTGCATGAAACAAGCTTTTGCTTTATCTGTAGCCATTTAACCTCAGGACAGAAAGAGGGTGATGAACTAAGAAGAAATTCTGATGTTATGGAAATTCTTAAAAAGACAAGGTTTCCTCGTGTTCAAGGTGTGGACAATGATAAGTCTCCACAGACAATCCTCGATCATGA TCGAATTATATGGCTTGGAGATTTGAATTACCGGATTGCCCTCTCCTACCGTTCTGCTAAGGCACTTGTTGAGATGCAAAACTGGAGAGCATTATTAGAGAATGATCAA TTAAGAATAGAGCAGAAAAGAGGTCGTGTGTTTCTGGGGTGGAATGAAGGGAAGATATATTTTCCTCCAACGTACAAGTATTCAACTAATTCAGATAGATATGCTGGAGATGATATGCACCCCAAAGAGAAAAGGAGAACCCCTGCTTG gtGTGACCGTATTTTGTGGTATGGAGATGGTCTACATCAGTTATCGTATGTCCGTGGTGAATCAAAGTTTTCAGATCACAGACCTGTCTATGGCATATTTTGGGCTGAGGTTGAGTCAGCTCATGGTAGATTGAAGAAAACTATGAGTTGTTCTCGTTCCAGAATTGAGGTGGAGGAACTTCTGCCATATTCCGGTGGATATACTGAACTGAGTTTTTTCTAA
- the LOC108326545 gene encoding homocysteine S-methyltransferase 3, protein MGFKGKEASSFFRDFLDECGGSAVIDGGFATELERHGADLNDQLWSAKCLVSSSSHLVRRVHLDYLEAGANIILTASYQATIKGFEAKGFSREEGVTMLRRSVEIAREAREIYHDRCTKDSSDFMRNERYRKRPILIAASVGSYGAYLADGSEYVGDYGDSVTVQTLKDFHRERVKILVDAGADLIAFETIPNKLEAQAYAELLDEEGIETPAWFSFSCKDESNVVSGDSIFECASVADSCRQVVAVGVNCTAPRFIHGLISSIKKATSKPVLVYPNSGETYISESNQWVKSSESAKDDFVPYIGKWRDAGASLFGGCCRTTPNTIRGIAEAIYGKVQDKCM, encoded by the exons ATGGGGTTCAAAGGGAAGGAAGCGTCGTCGTTTTTTAGGGATTTTCTTGACGAGTGTGGTGGCTCCGCCGTCATTGACGGTGGCTTTGCCACTGAATTAGAACGTCACGGTGCAGACCTCAATGACCAACTTTGGAGTGCCAAATGCCTTGTTAGCTCATCATCACATCTTGTCCGGAGG GTTCACCTAGATTACCTCGAAGCAGGAGCAAACATAATATTAACAGCATCTTATCAG GCCACTATTAAAGGTTTTGAGGCTAAAGGGTTCTCTAGAGAAGAAGGTGTAACTATGCTCAGAAGGAGTGTAGAGATTGCACGTGAGGCTCGAGAAATTTATCATGATAGGTGTACCAAAGATTCTTCTGACTTTATGCGAAATGAAAGATATAGGAAACGTCCCATTTTAATTGCTGCTTCTGTGGGAAGCTATGGAGCGTATTTGGCAGATGGCTCTGAATATGT TGGGGACTATGGTGATTCTGTTACTGTCCAGACGCTGAAAGATTTTCATAGGGAAAGAGTAAAGATTCTTGTTGATGCTGGAGCTGACTTAATAGCCTTTGAAACAATTCCAAATAAGCTGGAGGCACAG GCTTATGCTGAACTTCTCGACGAAGAAGGCATAGAAACTCCTGCGTGGTTTTCTTTTAGTTGCAAGGATGAAAGTAATGTGGTTAGTGGTGATTCTATCTTTGAGTGTGCTTCAGTAGCTGATTCATGCAGACAAGTTGTTGCAGTTGGAGTTAACTGCACTGCTCCTAGATTTATTCATGGATTGATTTCATCTATTAAGAAG GCTACCAGTAAACCGGTACTCGTATATCCCAACAGTGGAGAGACTTACATTTCTGAGAGCAACCAATGGGTG AAATCAAGTGAGTCAGCAAAGGATGATTTTGTACCCTACATAGGCAAGTGGCGTGATGCCGGAGCTTCTCTTTTTGGTGGCTGCTGCAGGACTACTCCCAACACTATCAGAGGCATAGCTGAGGCAATATATGGGAAAGTTCAAGACAAATGTATGTAA